The following proteins come from a genomic window of Gossypium raimondii isolate GPD5lz chromosome 5, ASM2569854v1, whole genome shotgun sequence:
- the LOC105770717 gene encoding uncharacterized protein LOC105770717 encodes MDLLVSGWNFKQFAIPVSPPPPLPPPVSPPSTATTCSFYKPPSSAHKVSSPFRTYRLARISNKSSSPFAIHARKKNSKSEPLLEPTLVEEVSMDDDDEEDELLLFDDFEDDELMIDNDDDDDFFEEEYTEDETELYVGDGAGGGGISLAGTWWDKEALLLAEDVCQSFGGDLGIYAFKTLSNSSIQVRIERLTNKSGSPSMEDIEAFSVSYRAKLDEAELARSVAENITLEVSSPGVERVVRIPQDLDRFKDRSLYVKYVTEVADSGKLSEADGVFRLVSFDMETKCCIWGLADVRINREKAGKGRPLSKKQREWRLETSFDSLRLVRLYSAI; translated from the exons ATGGATTTATTAGTTTCGGGTTGGAATTTTAAGCAGTTTGCAATTCCAGTATCACCTCCGCCTCCACTTCCACCACCGGTATCACCGCCATCCACCGCCACTACTTGTAGCTTTTACAAGCCTCCAAGCTCAGCACACAAGGTTTCGTCCCCGTTTCGGACATACCGTTTGGCTAGAATCTCAAACAAGTCGTCTTCTCCGTTTGCAATTCACGCCAGGAAGAAGAACTCCAAGTCTGAGCCGCTTTTGGAGCCAACCCTTGTTGAAGAAGTTTCAATGGACGACGATGACGAGGAAGATGAACTGCTTCTTTTTGATGACTTCGAAGATG ATGAATTGATGATAgacaatgatgatgatgatgatttctttGAAGAAGAGTACACAGAAGACGAAACTGAACTTTAT GTCGGTGATGGAGCTGGAGGAGGAGGAATTTCTCTTGCTGGAACATGGTGGGATAAAGAAGCTTTATTGTTAGCTGAGGATGTATGTCAATCCTTTGGTGGTGATTTGGGTATATATGCCTTCAAAACGTTGTCGAATTCTTCCATTCAAGTCCGCATTGAAAGGCTTACAAATAA ATCTGGTTCCCCCAGTATGGAAGACATTGAAGCTTTTTCTGTAAGCTACAGAGCAAAATTGGATGAAGCTGAACTTGCTCGATCAGTAGCAGAGAATATAACCTTGGAG GTTTCATCTCCTGGTGTTGAAAGAGTAGTTCGAATACCACAGGATCTAGACCGGTTCAAGGACCGCTCTCTTTATGTGAAATATGTGACTGAGGTAGCTGACAGCGGTAAACTTTCGGAAGCTGATGGTGTTTTCAGGCTGGTCTCATTTGATATGGAAACAAAATGTTGCATCTGGGGTTTAGCAGACGTGAGAATAAATCGAGAAAAAGCTGGGAAAGGAAGACCACTTAGCAAAAAGCAGAGGGAATGGCGTCTGGAGACTAGCTTCGATTCTTTACGTTTAGTTCGATTGTATTCTGCAATATGa